One region of Callithrix jacchus isolate 240 chromosome 16, calJac240_pri, whole genome shotgun sequence genomic DNA includes:
- the WDR97 gene encoding WD repeat-containing protein 97 isoform X5: MESEVWEASNFSEGHSLVLDSDLYDADGCDVPDPGLLTENNELTFTEPPQVLPFVTSSRRRPSLTPRPRARQLWLLLRSSLHEVVEKEKRAELRVARLTHGLEPLRRLEVAAGLRSVAQDPEGGRFVVLDGAGRLHLHKEDGWAQETLPAPIGLTGLVTVLGPLGSVGRFVGWGPAGLAILRPNFSLLWLSEQGVGRARGWAPSCCLPVPDLRLLLVAEMDSSLALWQFRSGGRRLVLRGAPLHPPLSPTARLMRLAVGPTPPHNVLRCFAAYGSAILTFDLHAWALVDVRRDLHKTTISDLAYCEEVLAMVTASRDSTVKVWEADWQIRMVFVGHAGPVTAVAVLLNTTLVLSASEDGTLRTWDLQAAAQVGEVALGYWGQDKLSRHVSRLLAPVRPGWPVLSLCASSVQLWHVRELYSLLAQLPAKVLHLQVAPALSAPAQPSLPTRIVCACTDGSVYLLSAATGHIVSALLLEPEDCAAAVAYCLPREVLWLLTKAGHLVRANAARCPMSVLHRLCPPPPPAPQPCCLHLYSHLRDLGGAFSSWEVVRQHLKDLRHSAVAAAWKNKNRYLPVVGHTDGTLSVLEWLSLKTFFQTEAHSPGPVTAIASTWNSIVSSGGDLTVKMWRVFPYAEESLSLLRTFSCCYPAVALCALGRRITVGFEDPDSATYGLVQFGLGDSLRLDHRPQDDPTDHITGLCCCPRLKLYACSSLDCTVRIWTAENSLLRLLQLNGAPQALAFRSSNGDLVLALGSRLCLVSHRLYLPTSYLIEKMCWKAPDVVDDPPLPLTSQESLTSTQLQRLTNLYGSASLSETLSLIHRWKATSLRPVLKEDLDDLVARDQDLQQLRLGLVVPAARPPPSWQQCQEAFDNYLRLIYGSGLLGMQFRRESQQWSTGTLTVERETWDMCALPQAAPCLGQAEVSTAVQTVPTALSPQDLRALCQHFSRPPQVTVPILPTHQRVHSKASQIPLLPKRRPQESLSNLRGFFPATVQPHKYYPRPICFPGCVPNSVVLQQMWLPAEVSGLRSLTQLASQRKLKSGASQDDLWLWRPRPSQAQWQRKLLQWLGDKPREEEEKEEEEEEKEELDWALDSLSLHSNQQLNSWELEDQSSVHWTLEPRWRTCEAARTHLHPWHHHGHVLFDEHYGHLPKFLRFFIYQTWFKKLFPIFSLQVYPEAGTVEGLASMLVALLKETMWVDRVHILQVLLRLLPDMSSDLHGQLQGLLIHLLNLDQPPSLQDQTQKTFVMLALQLLLACSLESQDVVLELMSYFLYSPVHCRPELKKLLHGLGLQDPEGFLFEEMMTWAQDPSLDSKAALRTRCCQKLEDMIQQLQTPSQASVVSGAPRRASVTPLGTSWSPSSISRRLSEVSEVPLVVVSPVELHSLAPELQANRTLASVHSWGTRRMLSEMLQSFCPKSKAYLRPAGPAELPGEPLPLEETDWSHSQLLDLGAIDALNYFCEQLRVQPWSAIRKEAAHLYPPGLDSVVAAPNTVVVVPDTVVPPPQEHWYHPILRLQEAKEQRSARSTIGLRGPMPSRLCASRTLDGPIRMLKLPLPRVELQPFSPDWPTPARPLPPRLLQPALQRYFLPENADPDTYS, translated from the exons ATGGAGTCAGAGGTGTGGGAGGCAAGCAACTTCTCAGAAGGCCACAGCCTAGTTCTGGATTCAGACCTGTATGATGCGGACGGCTGTGATGTCCCAGACCCCGGGCTGCTCACGGAAAATAACG AGTTGACTTTCACGGAGCCGCCGCAGGTGCTGCCATTTGTGACCAGCAGCCGGCGGCGGCCAAGCCTGACTCCACGCCCCCGTGCCCGCCAGCTGTGGCTGCTCTTGCGCAGCAGCCTCCACGAGGTTGTGGAAAAG GAGAAGAGAGCCGAGCTGCGCGTGGCGCGTTTGACACATGGGCTGGAGCCACTGCGCCGCCTGGAGGTGGCAGCCGGGCTCCGCTCCGTGGCGCAGGACCCTGAAGGCGGACGCTTTGTAGTGCTGGACGGCGCGGGCCGCCTGCACCTGCACAAGGAAGATGGCTGGGCACAGGAGACGCTGCCGGCGCCCATCGGGCTTACAGGGCTGGTGACGGTGCTGGGCCCGTTGGGCTCCGTGGGCCGTTTTGTAGGTTGGGGCCCCGCAGGGCTGGCCATTCTGAGACCCAACTTCAGCCTGCTGTGGCTGAGCGAGCAGGGGGTGGGCAGGGCGCGGGGTTGGGCGCCCTCCTGCTGTCTGCCAGTGCCTGACCTCAGGCTGCTGCTTGTGGCGGAGATGGACAGCAGCCTGGCGCTCTGGCAGTTCCGCTCAGGTGGTCGCCGCTTGGTGCTGCGAGGGGCACCACTGCATCCGCCCCTGAGCCCAACTGCCAGGCTCATGCGTCTGGCTGTGGGGCCGACTCCTCCCCACAACGTTCTGCGCTGCTTCGCGGCCTATGGCTCGGCCATACTCACTTTCGATCTGCATGCCTGGGCTCTTGTAGATGTGCGCCGGGATTTGCACAAAAC CACCATCTCGGACCTGGCTTACTGCGAGGAGGTATTGGCAATGGTGACAGCTTCGCGGGACAGCACCGTGAAGGTGTGGGAAGCTGACTGGCAGATCCGGATGGTGTTCGTGGGCCACGCAG GCCCGGTGACGGCTGTGGCTGTGCTTCTGAACACGACCCTGGTGTTGTCGGCCTCGGAGGATGGAACGCTGCGCACCTGGGACTTGCAGGCGGCGGCGCAGGTGGGCGAGGTAGCGCTGGGCTACTGGGGCCAGGACAAGCTGTCCCGGCACGTGAGCCGTCTGCTGGCCCCAGTGCGCCCTGGCTGGCCAGTGCTGTCTCTGTGCGCCAGCAGCGTGCAGCTGTGGCACGTGCGAGAGCTCTATTCGCTGTTAGCTCAACTGCCCGCCAAGGTGCTCCACTTGCAGGTGGCGCCCGCGCTGTCGGCACCCGCACAGCCATCGCTGCCTACGCGCATAGTGTGCGCCTGCACCGACGGCTCGGTCTACCTCCTGTCGGCTGCCACCGGACACATAGTAAGCGCACTGCTGCTGGAACCGGAGGACTGTGCGGCCGCCGTGGCCTATTGCCTGCCGCGTGAGGTGCTGTGGCTGCTGACCAAGGCCGGGCACCTGGTCCGCGCCAACGCGGCACGCTGCCCCATGTCTGTGCTCCACCGCTTGTGCCCGCCGCCGCCCCCTGCGCCGCAGCCTTGCTGTCTGCACCTGTACAGCCACCTCAGGGACCTCGGAGGCGCCTTCTCCTCCTGGGAGGTTGTGCGCCAGCACCTGAAGGATTTGCGCCACAGCGCTGTGGCTGCCGCCTGGAAGAATAAGAACCG GTATCTGCCCGTGGTGGGGCACACGGACGGCACACTGTCGGTGCTGGAGTGGCTCTCATTGAAGACTTTCTTCCAAACGGAGGCGCACAGCCCGGGCCCCGTCACCGCCATCGCATCTACGTGGAACAGCATCGTGTCCTCGG GTGGGGACCTGACGGTAAAGATGTGGCGCGTTTTTCCCTACGCGGAGGAGAGCCTGAGCCTGCTGCGCACCTTCTCCTGCTGCTACCCAGCCGTGGCGCTCTGTGCGCTAGGCAGACGCATCACCGTGGGCTTCGAGGACCCAGACAGCGCTACCTACGGCCTGGTGCAGttcggcctgggtgacagcctgCGATTAGACCACCGACCCCAGGACGACCCCACGGACCACATCACCG GCCTGTGCTGCTGCCCAAGGCTCAAGCTGTATGcgtgctccagcctggactgCACCGTTCGCATCTGGACCGCTGAGAACAGCCTCCTGCG GCTCTTGCAGCTGAATGGTGCTCCTCAGGCCCTGGCTTTCCGCAGCAGCAATGGAGACCTGGTACTGGCACTGGGCTCccgcctctgcctggtgtcccataGGCTCTACCTGCCTACATCCTACCTGATTGAG AAGATGTGCTGGAAGGCCCCGGACGTAGTGGACGACCCTCCCCTGCCACTAACGAGCCAGGAGTCACTGACCTCCACCCAGCTGCAAAGGCTCACCAACCTCTATGGATCAGCCAGTCTCAG tgagaccttgtctctcatcCATCGTTGGAAGGCAACATCTCTGCGCCCGGTGCTGAAGGAG GACTTGGATGACCTAGTGGCCCGGGACCAAGACCTTCAGCAGTTGAGACTGGGGCTGGTGGTCCCAGCAGCCCGGCCCCCACCCTCCTGGCAGCAGTGCCAGGAAGCCTTTGACAATTACCTACGTCTGATCTACGGCTCTGGCCTGCTG GGCATGCAGTTCAGAAGGGAGTCCCAGCAGTGGAGCACCGGGACCCTCACAGTGGAGAGAGAGACCTGGGATATGTGTGCCCTACCCCAAGCTGCCCCCTGTCTTGGGCAGGCTGAGGTCAGCACTGCAGTCCAAACAGTGCCAACAGCCCTGTCCCCACAGGACCTGAGGGCCCTGTGCCAGCACTTCTCCCGGCCTCCCCAAGTCACAGTGCCTATCCTACCCACCCACCAGAGGGTGCACAGCAAGGCATCCCAG ATCCCACTGTTGCCAAAGAGACGTCCCCAGGAATCGCTCTCTAACCTCAGGGGCTTCTTTCCTGCCACCGTGCAGCCCCACAAG TACTACCCGAGGCCCATCTGCTTCCCCGGCTGCGTGCCCAACTCTGTGGTGCTGCAGCAGATGTGGCTGCCTGCGGAGGTCAGCGGCCTCAGATCCCTGACTCAGCTCGCCTCCCAGAGAAAGCTCAAG TCAGGAGCAAGCCAGGATGACCTGTGGCTGTGGCGCCCCAGGCCGTCCCAAGCCCAGTGGCAGAGGAAGCTGCTCCAGTGGCTGGGGGATAAGcctagggaggaggaggagaaagaggaggaagaggaggagaaggaggagctggACTGGGCCTTGGATTCCCTGAGCCTGCACTCCAACCAGCAGCTGAATTCCTGGGAACTAGAGGATCAG AGCTCTGTGCACTGGACCCTGGAGCCCCGGTGGCGCACCTGTGAGGCTGCCAGAACCCACCTTCATCCCTGGCACCATCATGGGCATGTGCTCTTCGATGAGCATTATGGGCATCTGCCCAAATTTCTGCGTTTCTTCATCTACCAGACCTGGTTCAAAAAGTTATTCCCCATCTTCAGCCTGCAG GTGTATCCGGAGGCGGGCACAGTGGAGGGCCTGGCCTCGATGTTGGTGGCCCTGCTGAAGGAGACCATGTGGGTGGACCGTGTACACATCCTCCAGGTGCTCCTGAGACTGCTGCCCGACATGAGCAGCGATCTCCACGGCCAGCTGCAGGGCCTGCTCATACACTTGCTCAACCTGGACCAGCCCCCCAGCCTCCAG GACCAGACGCAGAAGACGTTCGTGATGCTGGCGCTGCAACTGCTCCTGGCCTGCTCCCTGGAGTCCCAGGACGTGGTGCTGGAGCTCATGTCCTACTTCCTCTACTCCCCGGTGCACTGCCG GCCAGAGCTCAAGAAGCTGCTGCATGGGCTGGGCCTTCAGGACCCGGAAGGCTTCCTGTTCGAGGAGATGATGACCTGGGCCCAGGACCCCAGCCTGGACTCCAAGGCCGCCCTGCGCACTCGCTGCTGCCAGAAACTGGAGGACATGATCCAGCAGCTTCAG ACCCCATCGCAGGCTTCAGTGGTCTCTGGGGCACCCAGGCGTGCTTCTGTGACACCCTTGGGCACCTCCTGGTCACCCTCAAGCATCTCCAGGAGGCTCTCAGAGGTCTCAGAGGTGCCCTTGGTGGTGGTTTCACCTGTGGAGCTGCACTCGTTAGCCCCAGAGCTCCAGGCCAATCGGACGCTGGCATCGGTGCACAGCTGGGGGACCCGCCGCATGCTCTCGGAGATGCTGCAGAGCTTCTGCCCAAAGTCCAAGGCATACCTGCGCCCTGCTGGAcctgctgagctgcctggagagCCACTGCCTCTGGAGGAGACTGACTGGTCGCACTCGCAGCTGCTGGACTTGGGTGCCATTGATGCGCTCAACTACTTCTGCGAGCAACTGCGGGTGCAGCCGTGGAGTGCCATCCGGAAAGAGGCAGCACACTTGTACCCGCCAGGGCTGGACTCAGTGGTGGCGGCACCCAATacggtggtggtggtgcctgACACGGTGGTGCCACCACCCCAGGAGCACTG GTACCACCCTATCCTCCGGCTGCAGGAAGCCAAGGAGCAGAGGTCTGCGAGGTCCACTATAGGACTGAGGG GCCCGATGCCATCCCGGCTCTGTGCCAGCCGCACCCTGGACGGCCCCATCCGGATGCTGAAGCTGCCACTGCCGCGTGTGGAGCTGCAGCCTTTTTCCCCTGACTGGCCCACGCCTGCCCGCCCGCTGCCCCCGAGGCTCCTGCAGCCTGCCCTGCAGCGCTACTTTCTGCCAGAAAATGCAGACCCTGACACCTACAGCTGA
- the WDR97 gene encoding WD repeat-containing protein 97 isoform X4: MESEVWEASNFSEGHSLVLDSDLYDADGCDVPDPGLLTENNELTFTEPPQVLPFVTSSRRRPSLTPRPRARQLWLLLRSSLHEVVEKEKRAELRVARLTHGLEPLRRLEVAAGLRSVAQDPEGGRFVVLDGAGRLHLHKEDGWAQETLPAPIGLTGLVTVLGPLGSVGRFVGWGPAGLAILRPNFSLLWLSEQGVGRARGWAPSCCLPVPDLRLLLVAEMDSSLALWQFRSGGRRLVLRGAPLHPPLSPTARLMRLAVGPTPPHNVLRCFAAYGSAILTFDLHAWALVDVRRDLHKTTISDLAYCEEVLAMVTASRDSTVKVWEADWQIRMVFVGHAGPVTAVAVLLNTTLVLSASEDGTLRTWDLQAAAQVGEVALGYWGQDKLSRHVSRLLAPVRPGWPVLSLCASSVQLWHVRELYSLLAQLPAKVLHLQVAPALSAPAQPSLPTRIVCACTDGSVYLLSAATGHIVSALLLEPEDCAAAVAYCLPREVLWLLTKAGHLVRANAARCPMSVLHRLCPPPPPAPQPCCLHLYSHLRDLGGAFSSWEVVRQHLKDLRHSAVAAAWKNKNRYLPVVGHTDGTLSVLEWLSLKTFFQTEAHSPGPVTAIASTWNSIVSSGGDLTVKMWRVFPYAEESLSLLRTFSCCYPAVALCALGRRITVGFEDPDSATYGLVQFGLGDSLRLDHRPQDDPTDHITGLCCCPRLKLYACSSLDCTVRIWTAENSLLRLLQLNGAPQALAFRSSNGDLVLALGSRLCLVSHRLYLPTSYLIEKMCWKAPDVVDDPPLPLTSQESLTSTQLQRLTNLYGSASLSETLSLIHRWKATSLRPVLKEDLDDLVARDQDLQQLRLGLVVPAARPPPSWQQCQEAFDNYLRLIYGSGLLGMQFRRESQQWSTGTLTVERETWDMCALPQAAPCLGQAEVSTAVQTVPTALSPQDLRALCQHFSRPPQVTVPILPTHQRVHSKASQIPLLPKRRPQESLSNLRGFFPATVQPHKYYPRPICFPGCVPNSVVLQQMWLPAEVSGLRSLTQLASQRKLKSGASQDDLWLWRPRPSQAQWQRKLLQWLGDKPREEEEKEEEEEEKEELDWALDSLSLHSNQQLNSWELEDQSSVHWTLEPRWRTCEAARTHLHPWHHHGHVLFDEHYGHLPKFLRFFIYQTWFKKLFPIFSLQVYPEAGTVEGLASMLVALLKETMWVDRVHILQVLLRLLPDMSSDLHGQLQGLLIHLLNLDQPPSLQDQTQKTFVMLALQLLLACSLESQDVVLELMSYFLYSPVHCRPELKKLLHGLGLQDPEGFLFEEMMTWAQDPSLDSKAALRTRCCQKLEDMIQQLQETPSQASVVSGAPRRASVTPLGTSWSPSSISRRLSEVSEVPLVVVSPVELHSLAPELQANRTLASVHSWGTRRMLSEMLQSFCPKSKAYLRPAGPAELPGEPLPLEETDWSHSQLLDLGAIDALNYFCEQLRVQPWSAIRKEAAHLYPPGLDSVVAAPNTVVVVPDTVVPPPQEHWYHPILRLQEAKEQRSARSTIGLRGPMPSRLCASRTLDGPIRMLKLPLPRVELQPFSPDWPTPARPLPPRLLQPALQRYFLPENADPDTYS; encoded by the exons ATGGAGTCAGAGGTGTGGGAGGCAAGCAACTTCTCAGAAGGCCACAGCCTAGTTCTGGATTCAGACCTGTATGATGCGGACGGCTGTGATGTCCCAGACCCCGGGCTGCTCACGGAAAATAACG AGTTGACTTTCACGGAGCCGCCGCAGGTGCTGCCATTTGTGACCAGCAGCCGGCGGCGGCCAAGCCTGACTCCACGCCCCCGTGCCCGCCAGCTGTGGCTGCTCTTGCGCAGCAGCCTCCACGAGGTTGTGGAAAAG GAGAAGAGAGCCGAGCTGCGCGTGGCGCGTTTGACACATGGGCTGGAGCCACTGCGCCGCCTGGAGGTGGCAGCCGGGCTCCGCTCCGTGGCGCAGGACCCTGAAGGCGGACGCTTTGTAGTGCTGGACGGCGCGGGCCGCCTGCACCTGCACAAGGAAGATGGCTGGGCACAGGAGACGCTGCCGGCGCCCATCGGGCTTACAGGGCTGGTGACGGTGCTGGGCCCGTTGGGCTCCGTGGGCCGTTTTGTAGGTTGGGGCCCCGCAGGGCTGGCCATTCTGAGACCCAACTTCAGCCTGCTGTGGCTGAGCGAGCAGGGGGTGGGCAGGGCGCGGGGTTGGGCGCCCTCCTGCTGTCTGCCAGTGCCTGACCTCAGGCTGCTGCTTGTGGCGGAGATGGACAGCAGCCTGGCGCTCTGGCAGTTCCGCTCAGGTGGTCGCCGCTTGGTGCTGCGAGGGGCACCACTGCATCCGCCCCTGAGCCCAACTGCCAGGCTCATGCGTCTGGCTGTGGGGCCGACTCCTCCCCACAACGTTCTGCGCTGCTTCGCGGCCTATGGCTCGGCCATACTCACTTTCGATCTGCATGCCTGGGCTCTTGTAGATGTGCGCCGGGATTTGCACAAAAC CACCATCTCGGACCTGGCTTACTGCGAGGAGGTATTGGCAATGGTGACAGCTTCGCGGGACAGCACCGTGAAGGTGTGGGAAGCTGACTGGCAGATCCGGATGGTGTTCGTGGGCCACGCAG GCCCGGTGACGGCTGTGGCTGTGCTTCTGAACACGACCCTGGTGTTGTCGGCCTCGGAGGATGGAACGCTGCGCACCTGGGACTTGCAGGCGGCGGCGCAGGTGGGCGAGGTAGCGCTGGGCTACTGGGGCCAGGACAAGCTGTCCCGGCACGTGAGCCGTCTGCTGGCCCCAGTGCGCCCTGGCTGGCCAGTGCTGTCTCTGTGCGCCAGCAGCGTGCAGCTGTGGCACGTGCGAGAGCTCTATTCGCTGTTAGCTCAACTGCCCGCCAAGGTGCTCCACTTGCAGGTGGCGCCCGCGCTGTCGGCACCCGCACAGCCATCGCTGCCTACGCGCATAGTGTGCGCCTGCACCGACGGCTCGGTCTACCTCCTGTCGGCTGCCACCGGACACATAGTAAGCGCACTGCTGCTGGAACCGGAGGACTGTGCGGCCGCCGTGGCCTATTGCCTGCCGCGTGAGGTGCTGTGGCTGCTGACCAAGGCCGGGCACCTGGTCCGCGCCAACGCGGCACGCTGCCCCATGTCTGTGCTCCACCGCTTGTGCCCGCCGCCGCCCCCTGCGCCGCAGCCTTGCTGTCTGCACCTGTACAGCCACCTCAGGGACCTCGGAGGCGCCTTCTCCTCCTGGGAGGTTGTGCGCCAGCACCTGAAGGATTTGCGCCACAGCGCTGTGGCTGCCGCCTGGAAGAATAAGAACCG GTATCTGCCCGTGGTGGGGCACACGGACGGCACACTGTCGGTGCTGGAGTGGCTCTCATTGAAGACTTTCTTCCAAACGGAGGCGCACAGCCCGGGCCCCGTCACCGCCATCGCATCTACGTGGAACAGCATCGTGTCCTCGG GTGGGGACCTGACGGTAAAGATGTGGCGCGTTTTTCCCTACGCGGAGGAGAGCCTGAGCCTGCTGCGCACCTTCTCCTGCTGCTACCCAGCCGTGGCGCTCTGTGCGCTAGGCAGACGCATCACCGTGGGCTTCGAGGACCCAGACAGCGCTACCTACGGCCTGGTGCAGttcggcctgggtgacagcctgCGATTAGACCACCGACCCCAGGACGACCCCACGGACCACATCACCG GCCTGTGCTGCTGCCCAAGGCTCAAGCTGTATGcgtgctccagcctggactgCACCGTTCGCATCTGGACCGCTGAGAACAGCCTCCTGCG GCTCTTGCAGCTGAATGGTGCTCCTCAGGCCCTGGCTTTCCGCAGCAGCAATGGAGACCTGGTACTGGCACTGGGCTCccgcctctgcctggtgtcccataGGCTCTACCTGCCTACATCCTACCTGATTGAG AAGATGTGCTGGAAGGCCCCGGACGTAGTGGACGACCCTCCCCTGCCACTAACGAGCCAGGAGTCACTGACCTCCACCCAGCTGCAAAGGCTCACCAACCTCTATGGATCAGCCAGTCTCAG tgagaccttgtctctcatcCATCGTTGGAAGGCAACATCTCTGCGCCCGGTGCTGAAGGAG GACTTGGATGACCTAGTGGCCCGGGACCAAGACCTTCAGCAGTTGAGACTGGGGCTGGTGGTCCCAGCAGCCCGGCCCCCACCCTCCTGGCAGCAGTGCCAGGAAGCCTTTGACAATTACCTACGTCTGATCTACGGCTCTGGCCTGCTG GGCATGCAGTTCAGAAGGGAGTCCCAGCAGTGGAGCACCGGGACCCTCACAGTGGAGAGAGAGACCTGGGATATGTGTGCCCTACCCCAAGCTGCCCCCTGTCTTGGGCAGGCTGAGGTCAGCACTGCAGTCCAAACAGTGCCAACAGCCCTGTCCCCACAGGACCTGAGGGCCCTGTGCCAGCACTTCTCCCGGCCTCCCCAAGTCACAGTGCCTATCCTACCCACCCACCAGAGGGTGCACAGCAAGGCATCCCAG ATCCCACTGTTGCCAAAGAGACGTCCCCAGGAATCGCTCTCTAACCTCAGGGGCTTCTTTCCTGCCACCGTGCAGCCCCACAAG TACTACCCGAGGCCCATCTGCTTCCCCGGCTGCGTGCCCAACTCTGTGGTGCTGCAGCAGATGTGGCTGCCTGCGGAGGTCAGCGGCCTCAGATCCCTGACTCAGCTCGCCTCCCAGAGAAAGCTCAAG TCAGGAGCAAGCCAGGATGACCTGTGGCTGTGGCGCCCCAGGCCGTCCCAAGCCCAGTGGCAGAGGAAGCTGCTCCAGTGGCTGGGGGATAAGcctagggaggaggaggagaaagaggaggaagaggaggagaaggaggagctggACTGGGCCTTGGATTCCCTGAGCCTGCACTCCAACCAGCAGCTGAATTCCTGGGAACTAGAGGATCAG AGCTCTGTGCACTGGACCCTGGAGCCCCGGTGGCGCACCTGTGAGGCTGCCAGAACCCACCTTCATCCCTGGCACCATCATGGGCATGTGCTCTTCGATGAGCATTATGGGCATCTGCCCAAATTTCTGCGTTTCTTCATCTACCAGACCTGGTTCAAAAAGTTATTCCCCATCTTCAGCCTGCAG GTGTATCCGGAGGCGGGCACAGTGGAGGGCCTGGCCTCGATGTTGGTGGCCCTGCTGAAGGAGACCATGTGGGTGGACCGTGTACACATCCTCCAGGTGCTCCTGAGACTGCTGCCCGACATGAGCAGCGATCTCCACGGCCAGCTGCAGGGCCTGCTCATACACTTGCTCAACCTGGACCAGCCCCCCAGCCTCCAG GACCAGACGCAGAAGACGTTCGTGATGCTGGCGCTGCAACTGCTCCTGGCCTGCTCCCTGGAGTCCCAGGACGTGGTGCTGGAGCTCATGTCCTACTTCCTCTACTCCCCGGTGCACTGCCG GCCAGAGCTCAAGAAGCTGCTGCATGGGCTGGGCCTTCAGGACCCGGAAGGCTTCCTGTTCGAGGAGATGATGACCTGGGCCCAGGACCCCAGCCTGGACTCCAAGGCCGCCCTGCGCACTCGCTGCTGCCAGAAACTGGAGGACATGATCCAGCAGCTTCAG GAGACCCCATCGCAGGCTTCAGTGGTCTCTGGGGCACCCAGGCGTGCTTCTGTGACACCCTTGGGCACCTCCTGGTCACCCTCAAGCATCTCCAGGAGGCTCTCAGAGGTCTCAGAGGTGCCCTTGGTGGTGGTTTCACCTGTGGAGCTGCACTCGTTAGCCCCAGAGCTCCAGGCCAATCGGACGCTGGCATCGGTGCACAGCTGGGGGACCCGCCGCATGCTCTCGGAGATGCTGCAGAGCTTCTGCCCAAAGTCCAAGGCATACCTGCGCCCTGCTGGAcctgctgagctgcctggagagCCACTGCCTCTGGAGGAGACTGACTGGTCGCACTCGCAGCTGCTGGACTTGGGTGCCATTGATGCGCTCAACTACTTCTGCGAGCAACTGCGGGTGCAGCCGTGGAGTGCCATCCGGAAAGAGGCAGCACACTTGTACCCGCCAGGGCTGGACTCAGTGGTGGCGGCACCCAATacggtggtggtggtgcctgACACGGTGGTGCCACCACCCCAGGAGCACTG GTACCACCCTATCCTCCGGCTGCAGGAAGCCAAGGAGCAGAGGTCTGCGAGGTCCACTATAGGACTGAGGG GCCCGATGCCATCCCGGCTCTGTGCCAGCCGCACCCTGGACGGCCCCATCCGGATGCTGAAGCTGCCACTGCCGCGTGTGGAGCTGCAGCCTTTTTCCCCTGACTGGCCCACGCCTGCCCGCCCGCTGCCCCCGAGGCTCCTGCAGCCTGCCCTGCAGCGCTACTTTCTGCCAGAAAATGCAGACCCTGACACCTACAGCTGA